In Taeniopygia guttata chromosome 2, bTaeGut7.mat, whole genome shotgun sequence, one genomic interval encodes:
- the RECQL4 gene encoding ATP-dependent DNA helicase Q4 isoform X1 — protein MERRQELKVLLKRWEGEFLRQWSRKPNQADIKEAPEEIRAQYREFWALQRRDGAGGESQKSQNSQKSQTATNDQQVEDSGFWGSHLNRAPKIPGKSRKTPTGISEIFGMKLKAKLGTAGKEPPLTPRRTRNPRKPPKISDSQNLPNPETPEPPKPPDLDAETLPSEKNPKNSPEFPDLLPHPEFPADSGRFRQLRRNVGRTLASLDPDWIRRCEEIPENPQEFPADFGNFGNFGKKRPRDGAGTTAAPAKLRRIPEISAREGEEEEKSQIGAAAAPNPGGKIRREEEEEEGKGKTTRRARAPAGNFVRLNLKRKTYSRASLKGKFLRKQVWRQKWRKKFRSGGDLCFRCGGKGHWASECREKDLGSFLDEIPKDEEKYLPTLEEVARRSNGDFIPEISDGSNTENSQLFQDSLDFLTPEFSPPSPPPPPMDPFYPPNPDGTIPDPPEEVLEALRTLGFDSFRPSQAEAIMRVLSGISTLLLLPTGSGKSLCYQLPAFLYHRRSPCITLVISPLVSLMDDQVSNIPSPLKAVCIHSNLTQSQREAAIQKVKSGQAQILLLSPESVTGSGFFSRFSRDFPPVAFVCLDEAHCISQWSHNFRPAYFRVCKVLRERLGVRCFLALTATATVATARDVAENLGIPKGTPNVGAFGIPENLRLSVSVEEDVDQAVLRILRQWNAENFGNSGDFGNSVIVYCKRRQESERLAELIQREFPDMPQNPGNKTGKGKAGQFQVAAAYHAGLSAPERRRIQRRFLRGDVGAVCATAALGLGLAPARLRGVLHAGGTGCAESFLQHCGRAGRDGRSARCHVCLRTEDQDYLELRRHIHENSVDFWVVKTLIQKVFAPCKCREIHGKIPENSQEFPKNSRICRGHERSLPVQELVQALDLREEGIQTLLCLLELHPGRLLQLFPPVPARCRIRIPGNSSERLREVAQGCPPLEFLLARGTSGISGISGNLGISGPLEFDAVALSDSMGWEWPRLRQSLNGIQGKGIQVEFWEFSFHFRAVGDLSGAELDSVSEFLNSRRLRHERAELRRLRRCFRMFHSVAREPPELQERRLRELLRDHFLKEEEEEEEEEEEGIPKEQEEEIRAEIRQLLAAHPEQEFTGRAVARIFHGIGSPRFPTRDFGGTPKTLGKKLRISLERPAGIRDFIGIFWGFFGIFGDIFGGFFGYVCGFYWDFWGEFIGIFWDFIVNFWGFCWDIFGYIWGYFRDFL, from the exons GAGCCACCTCTGACCCCTCGCCGGACCCGAAATCCCaggaaacccccaaaaatctcagaTTCCCAAAATTTACCGAATCCTGAAACTCCCGAACCGCCAAAACCACCGGATCTCGACGCCGAAACTTTGCCATcggaaaaaaatcccaaaaattccccggaattcccggatcTCCTCCCCCATCCCGAATTTCCCGCGGATTCCGGAAGGTTCCGGCAGCTCCGACGGAACGTTGGGCGAACTTTGGCCTCTCTGGATCCCGACTGGATCCGGCGCTGCGAGGAAATCCCGGAAAACCCTCAGGAATTCCCGgcagattttgggaattttgggaattttgggaagaaaCGGCCCCGGGACGGCGCCGGCACCACGGCGGCTCCGGCCAAGCTCCGCAGAATTCCCGAAATTTCGGCTcgggaaggggaggaggaggaaaaatcccaaatcgGAGCCGCGGCGGCACCAAATCCGGGAGGAAAAATCCgtcgggaggaggaggaggaggagggaaaaggcaAAACCACGCGCAGAGCTCG AGCCCCGGCCGGGAATTTCGTCCGCCTGAATCTGAAGAGAAAAACCTATTCCCGGGCATCCCTGAAGGGAAAATTCCTTCGCAAACAG gtttGGAggcagaaatggagaaaaaagttCCGGAGCGGAGGCGATCTTTGCTTCCGGTGTGGTGGGAAAGGGCATTGGGCGTCCGAGTGCCGGG aGAAAGATTTGGGATCGTTCCTGGATGAAATTCCCAAGGATGAGGAGAAATATCTTCCCACTCTGGAAGAAGTTGCCCGAAGGAGCAACGGAGATTTtatcccagaaatttctg aTGGATCCAACACGGAAAATTCCCAACTCTTCCAAGATTCCCTGGATTTCCTTACTCCGGAAttttcccctccatcccctcccccacctcccaTGGATCCCTTTTACCCCCCAAACCCCGATGGGACCATCCCAG atcctcCGGAAGAAGTCCTGGAAGCTCTGAGAACTTTGGGATTCGATTCCTTCCgacccagccaggctgaggCCATCATGAGGGTCCTTTCCG gAATCTccacgctgctgctgcttcccacgGGCTCGGGCAAATCCCTCTGCTACCAACTCCCCGCCTTCCTCTACCACCGCCGCTCCCCCTGCATCACCCTCGTCATCTCCCCCCTCGTCTCCCTCATGGACGACCAG GTTTCCAACATCCCCTCACCCCTCAAAGCCGTCTGCATCCACTCCAACCTCACCCAATCCCAGCGTGAAGCAGCAATTCAAAAA GTCAAGAGCGGCCAAGcccaaatcctgctgctttCCCCGGAATCCGTCACGGGATCGGgatttttttcccgtttttcccgggATTTTCCTCCCGTGGCTTTTGTCTGCCTGGATGAAGCTCATTGCATCTCCCAATGGTCCCACAATTTCCGTCCCGCTTACTTCAGGGTCTGCAAG gttCTCCGGGAGCGTTTGGGCGTTCGCTGCTTTTTGGCCCTCACGGCCACAGCCACGGTGGCCACGGCGCGGGATGTGGCcgaaaatttgggaattcccaaggGAACTCCCAACGTCGGCGCCTTCGGAATTCCCGAAAATCTGCGGCTCTCCGTGAGCGTGGAGGAAGACGTGGATCAG GCGGTGCTGCGGATTCTGCGCCAGTGGAATGcggagaattttgggaattcgggggattttgggaattccgtcATCGTTTATTGCAAGCGGCGCCAGGAGAGCGAGCGGCTGGCGGAGCTGATCCAGAGGGAATTCCCGGAcatgccccaaaatcccgggaataAAACGGGAAAAG ggaaggcCGGGCAGTTCCAGGTGGCGGCGGCGTACCACGCGGGGCTGAGCGCGCCGGAGCGGCGCCGGATCCAGCGGCGGTTCCTGCGCGGCGACGTCGGCGCCGTCTGCGCCACGgcggcgctggggctggggctggcgcCGGCGCGGCTGCGCGGGGTCCTGCACGCCGGCGGCACCGGCTGCGCCGagagcttcctgcagcactgcGGCCGCGCCGGCAGGGACGGGCGCAGCGCGCGGTGCCACGTCTGCCTGCGCACGGAG gacCAGGATTATTTGGAATTACGGCGTCACATCCATGAAAATTCCGTGGATTTTTGGGTGGTCAAGACTTTGATCCAAAAAGTTTTCGCTCCTTGCAAATGTCGGGAAATTCATGGGAAAATTCCGGAAAATTCCCAG gaattcccaaaaaattcccggATTTGCCGCGGGCACGAGCGAAGCCTCCCAGTGCAGGAGCTGGTGCAGGCCCTGGACCTGCGGGAGGAAG gaattcaGACCCTTCTGTGCCTCCTGGAGCTGCACCCGGGGCggctcctgcagcttttccctccCGTTCCTGCCCGGTGCCGGATCCGAATTCCCGGGAATTCCTCGGAGCGGCTGCGGGAGGTGGCGCAGGG gtgcCCTCccctggaattcctgctggCTCGGGGAACctcgggaatttcgggaatttcgggaaatttgggaatttcggggccGCTGGAGTTTGACGCCGTTGCCCTGAGCgactccatgggctgggagTGGCCGAGGCTGCGGCAGAGCCTGAACGGGATCcagggaaaag ggatccaggtggaattttgggaattctcctTCCACTTCCGCGCCGTCGGGGACCTGAGCGGGGCCGAGTTGGATTCGGTGTCGGAATTTCTGAATTCCCGACGGCTGCGGCACGAGAGGGCGGAGCTGCGGCGGCTGCGGCGCTGCTTCCGAATGTTCCACAg CGTGGCGCGGGAGCCGCCGGAGCTGCAGGAGCGGCGGCTCCGGGAGCTGCTCCGGGATCATTTcctgaaggaggaggaggaagaggaggaggaggaggaggaaggaattCCAAAG gagcaggaggaggaaatcCGCGCCGAGATCCGGCAGCTGCTGGCGGCGCACCCGGAGCAGGAATTCACGGGGAGAGCCGTGGCCAGGATCTTCCACGGCATCG GCTCTCCCCGTTTCCCCacccgggattttgggggaaccccaaaaactttgggaaaaaaattgcgAATTTCACTGGAGAGGCCAGCAGGAATTcgggattttattgggattttttggggattttttgggatttttggggatatttttggaggattttttgggtatgtttgtgggttttattgggatttttggggggaatttattgggattttttgggattttattgtgaatttttggggattttgttgggatatttttgggtatatttggggatattttagggattttttatga